GATGCTGACCGGCAGAGGAGCCACCCTGGCGGATGTTCAGGGGCAGGTGGACTTGACCAGCCCTTACGGGAAGTTCGTGACCACGATCATGGTTGCCTTCGCTGAGATGGAACGGGAGACGATCAAGGCTCGAATCCTTCGGTCGCGCGGTGAGCTTCGTCGCCAGGGGCGCTGGCTTGGTGGTGCTGCGCCGTATGGCTTCCGGCTGGTCGAGAAAGACGGCGGCAAGGCCCTTGACCTCGACGGGTATGCGCAGGGCGTCCTGACCAGGGTCGTTCGCCGTGTAGTCGAGGGTGTCACGCTCTCGCAGGAGGTTGACCGGCTGAACAGCAGTGGAGAGCGTTCGCCGGGCACATACCGGAAGTTGGCCAGAGGGGAGTGGCACCCACCGATGGTCTGGGAAGAGTGGACGTACTCAGCGCTGTATCAACTTCTCCGCTCGGAGGTACTCCGGGGCTATCGCGTTGTCGGGAAGCGATCGGATCGGCGTGCTGTGCGTGATGAGTTCGGGGCACCCGTCCGGGTTGGGCCGGCTCTGCTGGACGATGAGACGTGGTACGAGCTGCAAGACGCACTAGATCGTGCCGGGCAGACCAACCGTCGCCCACGGCGGAAGGCGACGCTCCTGCTCCACGTCGCATGGTGCCCGAATTGCGATGAGACGCTGTACTACAACTCTCGCGAGTACAGGGGGAAGCGTCTCGACCTGTACACCTGCGAGGCTGCACGCTACAAGCGGGTGCGCGATAAGGGACTCTGCCCTGGCATCTCGGTCAATGCTGCTCGGCTGGAGGAGCAGGTAGAGGATTGGCTCCTGACCCGCTTCGGGCCCATTGAGTTTCAAGTTCAGCGCCGCGTGGGCGGGGAAGCGACCGCCGAGTCAAGCTGGACGGACTCACGGCTGACATTGATGCCCTGGCTGCCGACTTGGCGGTGCTCCGGGGCGCCGCTCGGGATGCTGTCCTCCGGCAACTTGAGGCCCGCCAGGAGGCCCTTGAAGAGATTGAGGCTGAGCCGGACACCCCAGAGCGTTGGGAGTGGGTCCCTACCGGCCGTACCGTTGCCGACGAGTGGAAGGCGCGCGATACGGCGGAACGGCGCCTCTTGCTGCTGGACTTCAACATCAGGGCGACGGTAACTCCGGCGAACGGGCGAAGGGCGTGGGACCCGGAGCGTATACACGTGGGCCGACACGTTGAGGACCCGGAAGCTGAAGCCCTTGAGGCCATACGCCGAGAACTCGAAGAGCTCTAGCCGCCTCGTAGCGGCCCTCTCGGCCCCTGTCAGGTGAAACCCGCCCGGCGGGGGCTTTCTCGCGCCCCTAGGTGGCCATGCAGGGGCTTCCTGCGCCCCAGGGCCTTGCCGCTGTGCCTGGGCGCATGCTCTGAAGCGCTCCCCTGACGAATGACGGTGGTGGGGAACGTTCCGGGTTCTCAGCAGGGAGATAGTTTTATTGGTTCTCTCTAGTCACCTATAGTGGCTTTGAGCTGGTAGTTTTCACCCTCTGTGAGTCACCTATAGGGAGCTGTAAAGCCTCTGTGAATCACTTACTACCCACCTTCGGTGGGACAGCGGGGGTGAAATGACGTGAACATTTTCAAGGAGTCCAGTTGGGAAAGTACATAGATGACACGCTCGCCCGCCAGGCCTGGGAGGTAGCCGCCGCCATGGCCGCGCGCCCTGGGGTGCCAGCAGTGCCGTTCGTGTGGGATGGGGGTCAGTGGGTGACCTTGGGCGGCCAATGGCGTGACGTTCCTATGATCCGCCGGGGTCTGGGGGAATGGCTGCTCGCCGCTGCGAAGTCGGTGGACGCAGGACTGTCAGAGGAGAGCCGCCGGCGTGGACTACGGGCCCACCTGCTGGAGGCCCAGATCTCTGCGAGAGAGGCGACTGACCCCGACGAGCAAGCATATTTTCGTGCGGCTGCCGAGGGGCTTTCCGCTGAGTTGGAACTCATATCTGAGCCGCTGGGGATTCCCGACAATCCGGCCCTCGTGAAGAGGATGAGTGAGGTGGCCTCAGAGCTACTGTCCGCTTCGACTGGCCGGGCCAATCAACTCCTCGCCATCGCTTCGCAGTTCGACGCTTTCCGTGCTGCAATGAAGGACCCTGCCGATTGGGTGGCCGGCCTGTCCGCTGTGCCCCGCAGTGAGCATGTGCGCACGTCTGCTGTTTGGGACGCGTTCAGCCTGGCTGAGCCCGTCTTGGCCCGGTCGCTCGGTGTCCGGACGGGGAAGAGCCTGTTGTTTGCTGCGATGGACAAGCGGTTCGGCGCTCGCCGGAAGCTGTCTGGCTACGAGGGGTGGCGCGGAGTTACCCTTGCGCTCTAGTAGGTGTCGAGCGCGCGCAAGCGGGCTAGCAGCGCGTAAATTTACGGATTGCTAGCCCGCTTGCTGTTCGGCCACGTGCGTTGTGTGACCTGCTGTGACTCAGCTGGCTGGACCCAAGACGCGGATCTCCGGCTTCATGTAGTGGGCGTTTTGTCCGTTCTTTGTGACCACGTCCACTCGGACAAGTGACAGCTCACAGAGCGCCGGGCCGTCGACCGCAGCGAGATCGTTCTCTACACCTTCGAGGGCCCCAAGTAGAGTCCAAGTGCCCGTCTTGAACTGGAACTCACCAAGGTCGGGGCGATCCGCGAGACGGAACGTGACCTCGATGCTGGGGCTCGGACCCATGAAATCCCTGGCCGAATTCTTGCGTTCTGACAGGGTGGCCGGACAGCCGCACGGAGTTCCGCGCTTCTTAGCAGGTGATAGGAATTCGACTCCATCGCAGTGGTGGACAAGTTCACCCCGATTCCAAAGCTTCATGTCGACGCAAAGGTCGTTTAGTCCTGCCATCAGGATGGGAACGGTGTTGGCGCGGGTGTCCACGGCGAGGTGAAGCTCTCTGCTGCTCCCGATGTACTGGGGGGTGCCGCCGAACAGTTCAGCAACCGCATCTGCGATGATCGGAGACCCGGTTTTAATTCGCCACTCAGAGAGCCCCACTGGGACTCTGTTCTCATCCGTCTTGCCAGCGGCGAAGACCCCGGCGATGATCCTGGAATCTTGGCCTGTTTCGCCACTGTTGAAGGTCTTTGTTCCCATGCCACCCTCCGCGCTTAGGGATATTGACGGGATCGTAGCATTGGAAACTCCCCGCGCGGCCTAGTGTCCGCAATTGGGTAACTTTTCGTGCTCATGTCTAATATTGACTATGGCTGCCCGCCCTAGGTGAGCGGGTGTTGCTGTGGGGCGAAACGAAGGGACCACATACTGAATTCAGTACGTGGTCCGTCCGGCGTTCCTAGTCGTCGCCCAGGTGTCGGTACAGCGTTGCGCGGCTGATGCTGAGCGCCTTGGCGATGCTGCTCACGCTCTCGCCCTTGGCCCGGCGGGCGCGGGCGATCGTCAGCTTGTCCTCGCTGATTACCGTAGGTCGCCCGCCGGTGCGCCCCTGAGCCTTAGCCGCTTCCAAGCCTGCGCGGGTTCTGTCCTTGATCAGGCTGCGCTCGAACTCCGCCATGGCGCCTACAACCTGAAGCATGAGCCGGCCGTCCGGTGTGTTCGGGTCGATGCTGGCCAGCGCCCCGGTGAGGACCTTGAATCCGATCCCGCGCGCTGCCAGGGCGTCCACCATGCCCACAAGGTCGATCAGGGAGCGGGCGAAGCGATCAAGCTTCCAGACACACAGGGTGTCGCCGGGGCGAAGGTAGTCCAGCACTGCGGCAAGTTCTGGACGGTCCGTGTTCTTTCCGCTGGCCTTGTCGGTGAAGATTCGAGTGCAGCCAGCTTCGGACAGGGCGTCGTGCTGGAGCTGCGCCTCCTGGTCGTCGGTGGAGACTCGGGCGTAGCCGATCCGGTGGCCGCTGACTGCGTGCGTCGTCATGCCTCAACAGTCTCATAACTCGTCTCAAAAGATCAAGGCTTTGAAGTGGCTTCTGAGACGGGTTTTGGACACCAGAACGGCCCCGCTGTACCCCATCGACCGAGCGTCGCAATAACCATCGTTTATGCGACGGTCGGCCCAGCTTGAGGCCATCACACTCCGTAGTGATGCCTCCTGCTGTCCTGTCTCACGCACCGTTGTCGGTGTCGCACCTGACCTTGTTGGATTCTCAGCTGGTCTCAGGTGCCGCTGGCGCTGGTTCTTTCGGGGATGGCACAACTACAACGAAGGCCACGTCTGGGCTGATCTGTAAGTGCCATGGCACGCCCTAACGGCCACGCGACGGGAAGCAGGCTGACCGCACCAGGAACGACACGGCCTTCGGCCGGCAGGCTTGGCGCGCCAATGGTGCTGGCACGGAGAGAAACCTTGAGAGAGTAATAAACTGCCTGAAAGGATGAAAAGATTAGGCCGATCACCCCTCACTAGGAGTCATCTGCCGTGGAGTCAGTATATTAGTCAAGGTATGCGTCTCTCTGGAGGTACTCGATGGCGGCTGGCGCAGCGGGGGCTGGGGGAAGTCAGGACCGATCAGCTCGCAGTGAGAAGTTTGCCAGAGGAGCCGTAGTCGGCGTATATGTTTTTAGTGCCCTAGTCGCATTGGTTGCAGCGCTGGTGATGCTCGCCAATGATGTACCAGGGACGTTGATCGTGGCAACTTTCGCCCTGTTCGCAATCATTGTTCTGTATCTTGCCAGCGCGCTGCTATGGGAAGTGTTGTCTGGCGTCGGAAAAGTAGATCTAGTGCCGGCAGTCCAAGTGGGAACTCCAGGAAATCCGTCGGGACTGTCCCCGGCGATGGCCCAAGCAACACAGCTTGCAGTAACTGTTCAGGGCGTTGTATTGGGTCTGGTCTTTGCTTTCCTGGGAGGCAGGGTCGCAACAGTCACGATTCAGGTCGGAGCAGTATCCCTGGCTGCTGGAGTCGTTTTCGGCCTTTTGCTTTATGCTCTCGTTGTTATCGAAGTTCCAGGCGCCAGCTGTGCCGCCATGGCCGGAGTTCTGTTCAACTGGTCACTCTGGGCCGCTAGTTACGGTTTGGCATGCATTGTTTGCTCGCTATTCGGTCCAGTATCGGCGAAATGATCAAAATCATGAGTGAGGGAGGATGCAGGTGGGTGGTCTAGGTGGCCGGGCAGTGGTCGTCGAAGAGCTGGAGCGAGCCGAGCTGTTCACCTTCTCGGGCGACGCTATTGACTCTGCTAATCGCTTCTGCGCGGCATGGCTGGCTGAAAATTTCGAGTCAGATCTGAAGCTGCAAGGGATCCGGGAGTTAGCGCTAATCTCGGCGGCCGAATTCTCCCTAATTCCAGAATTCCTTGACCCGCTGGCGTCGAGGGCTCCATATCAAGTGCGTGATCGCGATGCGGAATTGGCGCTACTGAAAACCGACACCAGCACGCTTATCCCGATTCACCTTCGTGCGGAGCCGAGTGCCTACCTGGAGCCACTAGTCTCTCGGTATGATCTGTCAATTTTCAGTGCGGATATCGCAAAGCTGCAACTCCTTGATGAGGAGTGGTGGGAAAAAGTCGACCGCGATCACGGGGCGATCTGGAGACAGGTCGAGGATCTGAGGCATTCTCATTTGGTCTGTCCCTGGATGCCTGCCCGCATGGTAGCCAATTCTCCACTCCTGCAAATCCAAGGACTTCTATGGATGCTCCGGATGGCAATTTCTAGAAATGAAGATTATCGCGACGAGGTTCCCAAGGCTATCGCTTCATTCGTCAGTCGCTACGGGGTTGGTGGAGGAGGTGAAAACCTGACTTAATAGCAGATGGCTCCATGGTTCCGAGATTAACCGGCCTGAAGTCGCTTATCGCAGCTTGGGCCGCTGCACCTCTTCCCTGCGCCTATCGTCGCTCGCACTGATTGCATTCGCTTGGATCTCTTGCCAGAGCGAACCCGCAGGGTTGGCCAGCCTCCAGTGGCTCTGTTGGCACTGGTAGTGACCGGTTGGGCCCGGCCGCTGAATTGACACGTGCGTCCTGAGCTGGGCACCGGGGGTGGCTCGATCTCTGGGCGGTTCGGTGCTGGGGACCCTGGCCCCCTGGAGACGTGCATCGCCGCGAATTAGGGACCCGGGGGTTTCGCTCCCGGCTACTACGGTGTCGCCTCTCGTTGGGCACCTTCAGGCGCGTCGTTCGGTGGTAGGAGGTAGCGGCGCTTCGTGATGCTCTCCCGTCCACCCTTGAGGGGCCGGACGAACACACCGAAGCTGTGCACCGCCATGACTCGTACTGTCTGGCCCGACTGCTGGTCGTATGCCGCCTGCCCGACGCTCGGCTGCCAGTTCTGCGTCATGAGGGCAACTCCCGAGAAACAAGGGTGTAGCCGTCGCCTGGAAGCGCCGGCTCGGCGCCTGCCTCAGCGAGGATGGTTGCGAGTAGGCCGCGAGACTCGCCATCGATCAGCCTGCCAGTCAGGCGGGCGTACTCGGTAAGCACGTCGGCCAGCGCGCGGGCCGTAGCAGCGTGGCAGCCCCCAAGCGAGACGTGCGGTCCAGCGCGAAGGCCGCGCCCGCTGACTACTGGCATCACCCCGGGGCTGGCTGGCAGACCCGCCAGTTTCCAAGCTGTCTCCACGGCGTCCGCCGCCTGCTCGGCTTCCACGCGAGTAGTGCGCAGCCGCGCTGTCTCACTCTCCACTTCGCTCAACGTTCGGCTCCATCTCGCTGGTCAAGCTTGGCTATGACGCATGTGTACCGCTCCATTCAGGCGAGATCAGGGGGCAAATCCGGGACGCTGATACCTGCTGGGCGGTAGCGTCGAAGAACGCCCAAATGTCCCGGGGGACCCCTTGAACACTGCCCTGCGCCGAGCTATGGGGGACGCGCGGTTGAGTGCCCGTCAGCTGGCTACCCGCGTGGGGGTGGCACCGAAGACGGTGGAACGATGGCTGACAGATGCGGCTCTGGTCCCTCACCCACGGAACCGGGCGGACGTGAGCGAAGCGCTAGGGGTGAATGAAGCAATGCTGTGGCCGAACGTCGTTCGGTCGGCGATCAAGACCGGCCCAGATCGAGAGATCGTCTCCGTCTACCCCTACCGCTCGGCCTGCCCGTCCTCTGCGTGGGGCCAGCTGATCAGCGAAGCCAAGGCTGACCTGCTGTTCGCCGGATATACGAACTATTTCTTGTGGTTGGAGCAGCCCAACTTCCTCGGAACTCTGCGCGCCAAGGCTCAGGCCGGCTGCCGCGTGCGGTTCCTGCTGGGCGACCCCAGTAGCGAGACCACGGCGCAGCGCGAGCGGATCGAAGACGTTGCCCTCACCGTCTCTACCCGCATCCGGATCACCCTGGAGAACCTGGCCAAGCTGCGCGATGTTGAAGGCGTGGAAGCGCGCCTCAGCGCATCGGACGACGCCACGAACCACGTCAGCCTCTCCGTGTTCCGCTTTGACGCTCAGGCGCTGGTAACTCCTCACCTGGCCCGGTTCGTAGGCCATGACTCCCCGATGATGCACCTGCGTCGGCAGCAGGACGGGGGCATGTTCGACAGGTTCGCTGAGCACGCCGAGGAGCTGTGGGAGCGCGGACAGCCCTGCTGAGACAGGTGTAGGAACGTTGCACTGACCTCTCTATATAGGCATGCCTGGACTCGTATATCGTTCACTGCGTCCCGCCGGGTGCGGGCAAGACCATGCTGGCGGAACGACTGCCGTCGCTGTTGCCCCCGTTGACCCAGACGGAGGCCTTGGAGGTCACTGCCGTGCACTCGGTCGCCGGCCTGTTGCCGCCCGGCCGTCCACTGGTCGACAGCCCGCCCTACTGCGCACCCCACCACTCCACCACGATGCCCGCCATCGTCGGCGGAGGCACCGGGTTCCCCCGTCCGGGCGCCGTATCCCTCGCGCACCGCGGGGTCCTCTTCCTCGACGAGGCGCCCGAGTTCCCGGTTCGGGTGCTTGACGCGCTGCGCCAGCCGCTGGAATCGGGTGAGGTCATGATTGCCCGCTCGGCCGGCTCGATGCGTCTGCCGGCGCGGTTCCTGCTCTGCTTGGCGGCGAATCCCTGTCCGTGCGGCCGGCACTCGATGAGGGGTCAGGGCTGCGAGTGCACGCCGACGATGGTCAATCGCTACCAGGCTCGCCTGTCCGGCCCGCTGCTGGACCGCGTTGACCTTCAGGTCCAGGTGTCGTCCGTGACCAAGGCCGAGCTGATGGCTCGCGATCGCACCGCCGAGTCCACCGCGACGGTTGCCGCCCGGGTGCGCGCGGCTCGCGAGCGTGCCGCCGCGCGACTGGTCGACACGCCTTGGCGGACCAACGCAGAGGTCCCTGGACATGAGCTCCGCACGCGATGGCAACTGTCGCCGGGGGCTCTGGTGGATGCCGAGCGTGATCTGGAACGAGGTTTGCTGACCGCCCGCGGTCTCGACCGGGTGCTCAGAGTGTCGTGGACGATCGCCGATCTCGCCGGACGGGACAGGCCAGGGCGGGCTGACGTTCTCACCGGACTTGCCCTGCGCACCGGTGTTCAGCGCGGCCACTCCCTGATGGACCGGCCGGCCGCCCACCCCGCGGACTCGGACCTCGACCTGGGTGGTGAGCCCTGACCTGCCCTCCCCTTCCCCGTAGCCGCTGTACCGGTCCCGACTGCCGCTGTTCGTCCGCTGAGGAGACGCCAATGAAGCACGCGATCACCACATCCAGTCACCCCGAGCAGCAGGCCGAGATGCCCGAGACGTTCGCCTCGACGCCCGCGCCGCCGACGGAGTCACGGACGTCACCGTCGTTGAGTCCACCGTGGACCCCTCCGCCGCAGACCCCACTGCCCCCGCAGACCTCACCGCCCCCGATGCTGCTGCCTCCGCCCACTCCACCGGAGCCCCTGATGTCCCCGCCAGCCCAGCTCCGGCCGCCGGCTCGCTCGTCCTTCGGTGCCGGATCGCCACCTGCGCCGACGCAGGCGGGGGCGGCACCCACACCGGAGCCGGAGCGCATCGCGCGAGCTGCCCTGACTCGGCTGATCGAGCCCGGCGACGCGGTGATGGGGCGCTGGCTCGTCCATCACGGGGCGACCAACGTCATCGACGCCATCCGGGGCCGGCTCGCGCTCGGCCCGTTGGGCCTCGATCCGGACCGGCTGGCCGACTACCGGAACCGCCTCCCAGGGGTCGACCCGATCGCTGACCTCAACCGCATCCGAGGCGGCGGTGGGAGGTTCCTGATCCCGGGAGACCCCGAATGGCCCAGTCAGTTGGACGACCTCGGTGATGGCAGGCCGGTGGGGCTGTGGGTACGGGGCACGGGATCGCTGCGCCTGCTCGCGCTTCGCTCCGTGGCCGTGGTCGGTGCCCGCGCCTGCTCGGTGTACGGCGCGCACGTGGCAGGGGAGATCTCTGCACAACTCGCCGAACGGGGGTGGGTGGTGGTGTCCGGGGCGGCGTACGGCATCGACGCGGCCGCACACCGGGGCACGCTCGCCGTAGGGGGAGCCACCATCGGTGTGCTGGCCTGCGGGGTCGACACGGCCTACCCGCCCGGCAACTCGGAGCTCATCCGTCGGATCTCCGAGCAGGGCCTGCTCATCAGTGAGTTCCCACCCGGCACTCACCCCAACCGATTTCGCTTCGTGCTGCGCAATCGAGTGATCGCAGCTCTGACCCGCGGGACGGTCGTCATCGAGGCAGCGCTTCGCAGCGGCGCGCTGAGCACCGCCCGACGGGCCCGGGACCTCAACCGTCACACGATGGGAGTAGCGGGGCCGGTGACTTCCGAGCTCTCCGCCGGCGTGCACGCCCTCATCCGCAGCGGCGCGGCGAGTCTGGTCACCGATGCGGCTGAGATCGTGGAGCTGATCGGTGCGATCGGAGAGGACCTTGCGCCGGTCAGAACGGGGCCGGTCGTCCCGCGCGATCTGCTGGAACCGGCCGTTGCGCGTGTTCTGGAAGCCGTGCCCGCCAGTGCCGACGGCGCGCCGGTGGAACGGCTGTCTCAGCAGTCCGGCGTGGCGCCGGACACAGTGCTCCAGCGGCTCTACGAACTGGCATCGCTCGGCTATGTCGAACGATGCGGCGCTCACTGGCGGTTGGTGCGCCGCCGCGGCCCGGTCAGTCGTGATCCGTGAGCGCGTCGGACCGCCGGAGGTGAAGCCGTGCCCGGCGCGTATCGCGACGACGCGCCGGGCACGCCACCGGATCGGGGGACGACCGAGTGGCGGTAGCACACTGCAGCGGTATGGTCACGCTACGCTCCTTTGTGGCTTCCCTATCAGCACATGACTCGGCAGAACGGCGCAGACCAACGCATGCCCACAAACATTCCGGGACACAGGGTGACCGGTGACGCCCGGTCTGCGGGCCGGGCGGGGGCCGAGGCCCGTCCCGCAGCGGATGCTGCACCGCTGACGCCGACGATGCTGGAGCCCACGGGGTCGGCGGGACAGTCGCGACCGCGCAGTCGACCAGAAATCGACGAGGTGTCGATGGAGGGGCCATCGGGCGCGCGCCCTCGACTCTCCGCGTCGGGAATTCCATCAGCGGACGCGGTGCCCCCGCCGGCGCCCGGGCAACGAGCCGCAGCAGCGAGAACCCGGCGGGATCCAGCACTGGTACCGGGGCCGGCGGTGCTCCTGGCGACGGGCGGGGGCGTGAGGTCGAGCCGACGCACAGTCATGCGCCCCGTCCCCCTGAGGCTCGCCGCGGCGCCCGCGAAGCGGATGCCGGGGTGTCCGGGTGGCACCCGCAAGGGCGGCCCGGACAAGCGTTGTCGGCCGCTTCAGCCTCGGCTGCGGCTGCCGACCCGACCAGGGCGACAGATTCGGCCCGTACAGGCAGCATCGGCCGCGCCGACTCGGGCAGCGCGGGCAGCCCGGCCGATTCAGAGATGGGGTCGGTCCCGGCTCCGGCACCTGGTCGTGGGTCGAGTCCGGGGCGTCCCGGCGTTGGCCGAGTGCGGCCTTCGGGATCTGGGGATCGAGGACATGCGCGCGTTCCCGACATCATCCAACCTGATGAGCACCCCGCTGCTTGCCACGACCAAGCCGACCGGCACCCGGGACACGACACCGACCTGAACCGGTCGGGAGCCAGTACCACGGCGCGCGTGGCATCAACCCGCTTGCCCAACCCCAGCCCCAGTACAGGTGCCAGCACCGGCCCTGGCACAGGCCCGAACCCGAGCTCCAGCCCGAGCCCGGGAAGTGGGTCCCGAGGGCCACATCGCCAGGGGTCCCGCCCGGACTCGCCCGAGCGAAGTGCACTGGAAACGCTCTGGCGCTCCTACAAGGAGAGTGGAGACGCCCGGCTGCGGGAGCAATTGATCCTGCACTACTCGCCGTTGGTGAAGTACGTGGCCGGCCGGGTGGGCGTCGGGCTTCCGGCCAATGTCGAGCAGGCGGATTTCGTCTCCTCAGGGGTCTTCGGGCTGATCGACGCGATCGAAAAGTTCGACATCGACCGCGCGATCAAGTTCGAGACGTATGCCATCAGCCGGATCCGTGGCGCGATCATCGATGAACTGCGCGCGTTGGACTGGATCCCGAGGTCGGTGCGACAGAAGGCGAAGGCCGTCGAGAGGACGTACGCCACCCTGGAGGCGAAGCTGCGGCGTACGCCGCACGAGCCAGAGGTGGCGGCGGAGATGGGCATCACGCTCGACGACCTCCACACCATTTTCTCCCAACTGTCGCTCGCCAATGTCGTGGCCCTGGATGAGTTGATCCACTCCGTGGGGGACAGCGGCGACTCGCTGACCCTCATGGACACGTTGGAGGACATCGGTGCCGACAACCCGGTGGAGATTGCCGAGGACCGGGAGCTTCGCCGGCTGCTCGCCACTGCCATCAACACCCTGCCGGAGCGGGAGAAGACCGTGGTGACCCTCTACTACTACGAGGGGCTCACCCTGGCGGAGATCGGACAGGTCCTGGGGGTGACGGAGAGCCGGGTGAGTCAGATCCACACCAAATCGGTGCTGCAGTTGCGCGCCAAGCTGTCGGACGTGCGCTGACACGCCTGCTGAGGGAGAGGTTCAGCCGGCAAGCGATCGAGAACTGCGCCTTCTGGAACACAGCTGGGTTCGCTGAGCGACGCATCCTGCCGGCCTGTCATACCGGCCTGTCCTGTCGGGCCGTCCTGTCAGCCCGATTGCGTGGTGAGGGTCGGTGCCGGTGTGAGGCTCCGTACAGTAGAGGCGTGCCGAAGATCCGGGCGGCCACCGTGGCCGAGCATCGCCAATTGCAGCGGGCAGCACTGCTCGACGCTGCCCGCGCTCTCCTGGTCGAGGGTGGTCGGGATGCTCTGACCTTCGCCGCTCTCGCTGTGCGGACGGGGCTGGCCCGCTCGTCGGTCTACGAGTATTTCCGCTCCCGTGCTGCGGTGGTGGAGGAACTCTGCGCGACCGATCTCCCGCTCTGGGCGGCCGAGATCGAAGCCGGCATGGCAGCCTGTGACAGTGCCGGTGAGCGGATCGAAGCGTACGTCCGGGGGCAGCTCCAACTGGCTTCCGACCCGAGGCACAGGGCGGTGGTGGCGATCTCGGAACTGGAGTTGGACGATGCCGCCCGTGAGCGCATTCGGTCGGCCCACAGCAGTCTGGTGACATTGGTGGTGAAGTCCCTGGCGGATCTTGGTCACGAGCATCCCCGGCTTGCCGCGGTTGTGTTGCAGGGCGCGGTCGAGGCAGCAGTTCGGCAAGCCGAGCGGGTCGGTGCCGAGGAGGCAGGCGTGATCGCAGAGGTGACCGTCGCGTTGGCGCTGCACGGACTCGGCACGGCTGAGTCGACTCGCGCTCCTACCTCCCGGCGGCTCTGAACCGGCGCTGGGTCCGACCACCGGCGGGGCAGCCGGGCCGACCGGACCCGTGTCCGAGCCAACCGGGCTTGCGGCAGCGCCGACCCGTTCCGGGGCCGAGCTGGCCGCCCCGACGGAGTCGGCTGAGGACGACGTCCTGCCCGTGACTCCGTCGAGCGGGAGCAGCCGGGCCCGGCCGGAGCCCAGAAGGGCGAGCGGGTCGAGGTATCGCGTGCCCCGGAGGAGCCCCCAGTGAAGGCAGCTCACCGGGCAGTGGCTCGATGCGGCACCCATCGTCCCGATGATCTCGCCTGCGTCCACAGCGGTGCCCACGGGCAGTGTTCCCTCGACCGGGAGGTAGGTCGTCCGCAGGGCAGGACTGCCCGAGCCGGGGTGCGTGACCGTCACCACGGAAGTGCCGGCGACCGTCCCCGCGAACGACACCACACCAGGGGCCGCTGCTCGTACCGGGGCGCCCGGGGCGGTCGAGAGGTCGACCCCGCGGTGGCCCGCTCCCCAGCGCACGGCAGGGGCCTCGAACCGGCGCAGTAGGCCTTCCGGCCCACCTACCGGCCATGTCCGGACCCCAGCCACGCCGCCGGCCCCGGACACCCGCGGCACCCGGAACGCCCCGGGCATCCCGCGGTCGCCGAGGACACCGTAAGTCCTGACCATCCTCACAGACCGGACCGTGCTGGCGGAGCTGACCGCTCTCGGTTCACCTCCGCCCCCCGTCCGGGGGAGGGCGACGCCCCTGCGCCGGCTCCCGAGGGAATCTGCGAACGAATCTGCGAAGGCAACTTCGACGGTAGGCGCAGCTCGGCTGTGCCCGCTCCGTGGGGGTGGACGGCCACGGTCAGCAGGCTGGTGGCAAGCAGGGTGAGCAGCATCAGCAACTGCCACAGGTCCGGCCGCGGCGGCTCGGGCGGCC
The Kitasatospora paranensis genome window above contains:
- a CDS encoding recombinase family protein, giving the protein MSPASTRPAARWRSRLQEGTTSTSRGRPVVGHTVRDTGGQVPKPIRAALYLRLSRDAEDSTSIASQEQDCRDFCRLRGWEVVQVVSDVDVSGAIRPEDRSGFREILDNLSEVDVVVARSVDRFSRVTAHFAALVEMLTGRGATLADVQGQVDLTSPYGKFVTTIMVAFAEMERETIKARILRSRGELRRQGRWLGGAAPYGFRLVEKDGGKALDLDGYAQGVLTRVVRRVVEGVTLSQEVDRLNSSGERSPGTYRKLARGEWHPPMVWEEWTYSALYQLLRSEVLRGYRVVGKRSDRRAVRDEFGAPVRVGPALLDDETWYELQDALDRAGQTNRRPRRKATLLLHVAWCPNCDETLYYNSREYRGKRLDLYTCEAARYKRVRDKGLCPGISVNAARLEEQVEDWLLTRFGPIEFQVQRRVGGEATAESSWTDSRLTLMPWLPTWRCSGAPLGMLSSGNLRPARRPLKRLRLSRTPQSVGSGSLPAVPLPTSGRRAIRRNGASCCWTSTSGRR
- a CDS encoding TetR/AcrR family transcriptional regulator, which codes for MPKIRAATVAEHRQLQRAALLDAARALLVEGGRDALTFAALAVRTGLARSSVYEYFRSRAAVVEELCATDLPLWAAEIEAGMAACDSAGERIEAYVRGQLQLASDPRHRAVVAISELELDDAARERIRSAHSSLVTLVVKSLADLGHEHPRLAAVVLQGAVEAAVRQAERVGAEEAGVIAEVTVALALHGLGTAESTRAPTSRRL
- a CDS encoding DUF5919 domain-containing protein, whose amino-acid sequence is MSEALGVNEAMLWPNVVRSAIKTGPDREIVSVYPYRSACPSSAWGQLISEAKADLLFAGYTNYFLWLEQPNFLGTLRAKAQAGCRVRFLLGDPSSETTAQRERIEDVALTVSTRIRITLENLAKLRDVEGVEARLSASDDATNHVSLSVFRFDAQALVTPHLARFVGHDSPMMHLRRQQDGGMFDRFAEHAEELWERGQPC
- the dprA gene encoding DNA-processing protein DprA → MLLPPPTPPEPLMSPPAQLRPPARSSFGAGSPPAPTQAGAAPTPEPERIARAALTRLIEPGDAVMGRWLVHHGATNVIDAIRGRLALGPLGLDPDRLADYRNRLPGVDPIADLNRIRGGGGRFLIPGDPEWPSQLDDLGDGRPVGLWVRGTGSLRLLALRSVAVVGARACSVYGAHVAGEISAQLAERGWVVVSGAAYGIDAAAHRGTLAVGGATIGVLACGVDTAYPPGNSELIRRISEQGLLISEFPPGTHPNRFRFVLRNRVIAALTRGTVVIEAALRSGALSTARRARDLNRHTMGVAGPVTSELSAGVHALIRSGAASLVTDAAEIVELIGAIGEDLAPVRTGPVVPRDLLEPAVARVLEAVPASADGAPVERLSQQSGVAPDTVLQRLYELASLGYVERCGAHWRLVRRRGPVSRDP
- a CDS encoding recombinase family protein, with product MTTHAVSGHRIGYARVSTDDQEAQLQHDALSEAGCTRIFTDKASGKNTDRPELAAVLDYLRPGDTLCVWKLDRFARSLIDLVGMVDALAARGIGFKVLTGALASIDPNTPDGRLMLQVVGAMAEFERSLIKDRTRAGLEAAKAQGRTGGRPTVISEDKLTIARARRAKGESVSSIAKALSISRATLYRHLGDD